DNA sequence from the Hyalangium ruber genome:
GATGTTGTTCTCCACGGTGACGTTGCTCGTCGGGCCTCCCGTGCCATGCCCCAGCACCAGCGCCGCCGCCGCCACGCGCGTGATGGTGTTGTTCACCACCACCGTGCCCTCGGAGTTCTCCAGGCGGATGCCAGAGCCCTCGCCCCCGTTCTGGTTGGTGATGTCATAGACGCGGTTGCGCCGGATGATCACACCGCTCGGCACGGGACCCTCGCGATTGCCTCCCACCGAGATGCCCTTGCCCGAGTCGTACACATCGTTGTTCTCGATGAGCACGTTGCGCGCCGAGTAATGCACCACCACCGCGTCGCCCTTCGCCGTCGACGACGGCTTGAAGCGGTGCATCCGGTTGTTGCGGATCACCACGTCGTGGCAGGTCTTGATATCCACCGCGTTCTCACGGTTGGCGTAGAAGTGGTTGTTCTCCACCACCAGCCCCTTCGCCGGCGGCAGGCTGCTGAACCCCTCGGGCCCCAGGCACTGCACCGAGTCACCCGAGTTGTCGTGGATGTCGTTGTTGCGCACCGTGATGTCGACCGACGAGGGCTGCACCACCACGCCGTGCGAGTCCTGGTTGCCCGTCTTCTTCACGAAGTCGTGGATGTGGTTGTTCTCGATGACCGCGCCCGTGGCCTTGCCATAGGTCGTCACGCCCGCGCCCCCCGCGCCGTGGTGCAGCTCCGAGTTGGCCAGCACCGAGCCGCGCACGTCTCCCTCGAAGGTGACGCCAAACCGCGCCTCTCCCTGCACGTCGATCTCGAAGCCGTCGATGATCCAGTTCGGCCGGCTCACCTGCACCAGCGCGCCACTGCCCCCGCTGGGGATGATGCGCGGCTTGCCCTCGCCCTGGAGGGTGATCTTCGCATCGGCCGTTCCCGCCTTCACGTTCTGCCCCAGGGCGAGGGTCTCGGCATAGGTGCCCGGCAGGACGCGGATGATCTCGCCCGGCCCCACCACGCTCAGCGCCTTGCCGATGGTCCGGAAGGGCTGCGCGGCGCTGCCCGCCGCGGTATCGCTGCCCGAAGCGCTCACCACCCACTCCCGCACCGGCGGCTTGGCGGTCGTCTCGGGCGCGGAGGTCTGCTCTCCCGGCTGGAGTGCGATGGGCGTATGGCCCTCGTGCGCCGGCAGGTCCGCCACCGGGGTATTCGGAACGGGCTGCGCGCCGACAGGAACCGGCTGGCCCATGGCCGTAGTGGACTCAGAGTCCCCCGGAGTGGGGGTAGGCGTCGGGGACGCGCCCACGTTCGGCGTGGCTGCGCGAGGTACACCCGCGGTCGCATTCGAGGCCGCCGGGGCCTCGTCCACCGAGCCCGTATCTCCGGGCTGACAGGCCCATAGGCCGGTCGAGAGCAGGCAAGCGGCCATCCAGGCCGCCAGGGACTTCCGCATCAGTTGCCTCCTAAAAGGTGGGTGAGCATGGCCAACGCATGGCCCCGGGCCACCTATTCGTCCTGGAGTCTCCTGAGCATGCGTCCCAGCAAGCGCTCGAAGTGGCGGCCGGTGCTCGACACGGCTACGGTCCTTACGCCGTGCTCAAGGCCGCCACCACCCTGCTTGCGCTGCTGCTCGCCGCCTGCGCCACTCCGTCTCCGGCTCCGTCTCCCGGGCCCAGCGACACGGCGCCCGCGGCGCGTCCTGCCGCGCCCACGGACGTGAGCGTTCCTCCCCTGCCCGAGGAGGATCCGCTGTCCCAGCGGCTGACGGCCCCCACGGACGTGAAGCGGCTCGACTTTCGCGGCGGCGAGCCGCAGGTCCCCATCCGGTTGATGGAGGGCCGGCCACAAGTGACGTTCTCTCCCCGAGGGCGGATGCGGCTGCGCTTCGGCGGCCCCGAGGACAAGGTGCTCGAGGCCCCCGCCGGCACCGTGTGGAAGGTCCGCGTCACCCAGGGCGAGCCCGCGGTGCTCAGCTCCCGAGTGCAGCTCGAGGAGTTCCGGTTCGCGGACAAGACGGGCTTGGCGACAGCGCAGGAGGAGTGGCAGGCCCGAGGCCTGTCCGTGCGCACCCATGTCCTGGGGGCCCTCTATGGCATCGCCGGCAAGGTCATCGACAACCGGCGCTACCTGCTGCTGGTGGACGAAGAGCTCACGCACGAGGAGGCCGTCGCGCGGCAGGCGGAGCTGCTTCGCCAGTTCGGAACGCGGACGACGCTCTTCGAGGAGGTGCGCACCCCGGCGCGCGGCATCCTCGAGGTGCGCGACAGGACCGGCGGCGTGGTGGGCCTGGCCCAGGACACGCTCATGGCGGAGACGCTGGATGGAGCGGGCTTCGACGTGCGGCAGGTGGAGCACAACGTCGGCTACGACAACCACGGCTTCGAGGACCGCAGCTTCCGGGGCACGCTGCAGCTCGCGGTGGATCGCTTCGGCACGCTGGCGGTGGTGAACGGGGTGAAGCTGGAGGAGCTGCTCAAGGGCCTGGTGCCCTCGGAGATCTACGCCCGCGCGCACATGGAGGCCCTCAAGGCCCAGGCGGTGACGGCTCGGGGCGAGGTGCTGGCCAAGGTGGGCGTGAAGCACCTGGCGGACCCGTACCTGCTGTGCTCCGAGCAGCACTGCGCCGTGTACCGGGGCCGCACGGGCGAAGCGGCCAGCACCAGCGCGGCGGTGGAGGCCACCCGGGGCGAGGCGCTCTTCTCCCAGGACGGGCGGCTGGTGGACTCGGTCTACAGCGCCATGTGTGGCGGCCACACGGAGGACAACGAGATCGTCTGGGGAGATCCGCCGGACCCCAGCCTGCGCGGACGGCCGGACCTGCTGGAGCCTCCCGCCGGGGCACCCTCCCCTTCCAATCTCGAGGAGTTCCTGAAGGCCACGGACCTGCCGGCCGCGTGCCGGCTGTCCAGCTTCGCGCAGCCGAGCAAGTTCCGCTGGGAGAAGCGCTTCTCGGCGGCGCAGGTGAACGCCTTCACGGAGAAGCTGGGCGTCGGCCCCGTGCAGGCGATGACGCTCGAGGAGCGGGGCGTCTCGGGCCGGGCCCGGCTGCTGATGATCTCCGGAGAGCGCGGCGCCACGCAGATTCGCGGAGAGCTGAACATTCGCCGGCTCTTCGGGATGCTCAACAGCAGCATGGCGGTGGTGAGGGCCGAGCGAGACGCCGAGGGCCGCATTACCAGTTGGGTGTTCCGGGGCGGCGGCTGGGGCCACGGGGTCGGAATGTGCCAGACGGGGGCCATCGGTCGAGCGGAGGCGGGCCAGCGCTACCGGGACATCCTCCACCACTACTACAACGGAGCCGAGGTAGCCCCCATCTACTAGCTCCCCCTCCCGCCAGGAGAGGACCCCGGGACGGGGCCGGCGGTGTCCAGAGACGATTCCTGGGAAAATACAGCCGCTCTCCTGTTCTCCTGGCGACGGCTTGGGAGTAGCAAGGCGCTTCGAGGGTTATCATTCAAGACGTGGTCACACACACACCGGCAGACAGGCGCAGGCGGAGAAAGGAGGGGCCTGGACGGCTCCTCCTGGCGTTCCTGCTCGCCCTGCTGGCGCATGTGGCCTTCGTAGGAGGAATCATCCTCCTGTCCTACATCCAGGTGAACCTGCCGGGAGGCGACAAGCAGCTGACCCGCAAGCCCAGCGCCGTCGCCGTGCGGCCGCTGACCGCGGACCAGTGGGCGAAGAACCGCGGCGAGTCCAAGCCCTCGAAGAGCCAGACGACCGAACGCCCCCGCCTCGAGGAGAAGAAGGAAGAGAAGAAGGACCGGAAGCGGCCCGACGGCCAGGTGGTGGACGTGCAGCGGGGCAACGAGCAGGAAGCCCCGGACGCGAAGTACATCGCCGAGCGGGACAACAAGGTGGCCAAGGAGACGAAGGCCCGCGAGCAGACGGCCCACTACCGCAACGCCATGCCTCAGCAGACGGCGCCGCAGTCGCGCCAGGGCGATGGCCAGCAGGCCGTGGAGCAGCCCCAGGTCGCTGGCAACAACGGGCTGGGCCAGGACGAGCTCCCCATGAGCGGAGGCGAGACCAAGCCCCGCTTCGAGCTTCCCGATGCGCGCAAGAAGCAGGAGATCGCGCTGAAGACGGACCCGAGCTCGCCGGGGCCGGGCATGGAAGTGAACAACCGCAACGAGAGCGATGAGATCGCGGGCAACTCCAAGCGGCTGCGCGTCAACAACGGCACCGGCGCGGACGAGAACCAGGGCTCCATGGGGCGCGTGGGCCTGCCCGGAGTGGCTACACTGATGCCCTCGCAGGCGGTGATGGACAAGCTCATCGGCGCGGCGCCCAACGATCACCTCCGGGACGTGGACGAGGGCGAGGGCACCCTGCTCAACACCCGCGAGTGGAAGTACGCCAGCTTCTTCAACCGGGTGAAGCAGAGCGTGGGGATGTACTGGAACCCCAACTCCCTGCTCCGCCGCAGGGACCCGACCGGCGCCATCTACAGCGGCAAGGACCGGTACACGCTGGTCAACGTGACGCTGAACGAGCGGGGCCTGGTCGAGGACATCCGCGTGGAGAAGAGCAGCGGCCTGGACTTCCTGGACCTGGAGGCCGTGGACTCCTTCCAGCGCGCGCAGCCCTTCCCCAACCCGCCGCCCGGGCTGCTGGAGGACGACTCCAAGGTGCGCTTCTCCTTCGGCTTCTTCCTGGAGATGGGTGGCGGCCCGCGGATGCGCCTCTTCCGGCAGTCCAATTGACAGAAGCGCACGGGAGGCTCGCGGCCGGAGCGCGGGGACATTAGGGTTCCACCTCCGTGGAAGCCTCCATCTCAACCCCTCTCGATGCCTACACGGAGCGCAACCGGAAGGTCCGCCGGGTGCTCGCGGCCATCCTCGCCGCCAACTGGGCCGTGGCCATCGCCAAGCTCGGCTTCGGCCTGCTCCACCAGTCGGCCTCGGTGACAGCGGACGGCCTGCACTCCTTCATCGACGGCAGCTCCAACATCATCGGCCTGGTGGCCATGACGGCGGCGGCCCGCCCCGCCGATGAGGACCACCCCTACGGCCACGGCAAGTTCGAGGCGATCGCCTCGCTGGGCATCGGGGCGATGATCGGCATCGGCATGCTGGAGCTGGGGCGCATGGCGCTCGACTCGCTGCT
Encoded proteins:
- a CDS encoding energy transducer TonB, with amino-acid sequence MVTHTPADRRRRRKEGPGRLLLAFLLALLAHVAFVGGIILLSYIQVNLPGGDKQLTRKPSAVAVRPLTADQWAKNRGESKPSKSQTTERPRLEEKKEEKKDRKRPDGQVVDVQRGNEQEAPDAKYIAERDNKVAKETKAREQTAHYRNAMPQQTAPQSRQGDGQQAVEQPQVAGNNGLGQDELPMSGGETKPRFELPDARKKQEIALKTDPSSPGPGMEVNNRNESDEIAGNSKRLRVNNGTGADENQGSMGRVGLPGVATLMPSQAVMDKLIGAAPNDHLRDVDEGEGTLLNTREWKYASFFNRVKQSVGMYWNPNSLLRRRDPTGAIYSGKDRYTLVNVTLNERGLVEDIRVEKSSGLDFLDLEAVDSFQRAQPFPNPPPGLLEDDSKVRFSFGFFLEMGGGPRMRLFRQSN
- a CDS encoding SpoIID/LytB domain-containing protein; this encodes MAPGHLFVLESPEHASQQALEVAAGARHGYGPYAVLKAATTLLALLLAACATPSPAPSPGPSDTAPAARPAAPTDVSVPPLPEEDPLSQRLTAPTDVKRLDFRGGEPQVPIRLMEGRPQVTFSPRGRMRLRFGGPEDKVLEAPAGTVWKVRVTQGEPAVLSSRVQLEEFRFADKTGLATAQEEWQARGLSVRTHVLGALYGIAGKVIDNRRYLLLVDEELTHEEAVARQAELLRQFGTRTTLFEEVRTPARGILEVRDRTGGVVGLAQDTLMAETLDGAGFDVRQVEHNVGYDNHGFEDRSFRGTLQLAVDRFGTLAVVNGVKLEELLKGLVPSEIYARAHMEALKAQAVTARGEVLAKVGVKHLADPYLLCSEQHCAVYRGRTGEAASTSAAVEATRGEALFSQDGRLVDSVYSAMCGGHTEDNEIVWGDPPDPSLRGRPDLLEPPAGAPSPSNLEEFLKATDLPAACRLSSFAQPSKFRWEKRFSAAQVNAFTEKLGVGPVQAMTLEERGVSGRARLLMISGERGATQIRGELNIRRLFGMLNSSMAVVRAERDAEGRITSWVFRGGGWGHGVGMCQTGAIGRAEAGQRYRDILHHYYNGAEVAPIY
- a CDS encoding right-handed parallel beta-helix repeat-containing protein; this encodes MRKSLAAWMAACLLSTGLWACQPGDTGSVDEAPAASNATAGVPRAATPNVGASPTPTPTPGDSESTTAMGQPVPVGAQPVPNTPVADLPAHEGHTPIALQPGEQTSAPETTAKPPVREWVVSASGSDTAAGSAAQPFRTIGKALSVVGPGEIIRVLPGTYAETLALGQNVKAGTADAKITLQGEGKPRIIPSGGSGALVQVSRPNWIIDGFEIDVQGEARFGVTFEGDVRGSVLANSELHHGAGGAGVTTYGKATGAVIENNHIHDFVKKTGNQDSHGVVVQPSSVDITVRNNDIHDNSGDSVQCLGPEGFSSLPPAKGLVVENNHFYANRENAVDIKTCHDVVIRNNRMHRFKPSSTAKGDAVVVHYSARNVLIENNDVYDSGKGISVGGNREGPVPSGVIIRRNRVYDITNQNGGEGSGIRLENSEGTVVVNNTITRVAAAALVLGHGTGGPTSNVTVENNIIDAALAVNLGGQRPGMKMGFNLFPTNAQFKAGGSEVGLDLFKETTGDLTSTSADPQLSAEFQPQAAPAVDQGTNVGLPFCGGAPDIGAVETGC